A genomic window from Ilyobacter polytropus DSM 2926 includes:
- a CDS encoding DUF3870 domain-containing protein, protein MGNRVLVTGYSKIPGGISASDVYSVIGVSMEVDVETGEIIKADCSLVTKLAREFVKRILEGEKLTDISALEHKFKNDYHGSTRKALITATKICCDRYLKALENRKALETSK, encoded by the coding sequence ATGGGAAATAGAGTGTTAGTCACAGGGTATTCAAAAATACCAGGAGGAATTTCTGCATCTGACGTTTATTCCGTTATAGGTGTTAGCATGGAAGTAGATGTAGAAACTGGAGAAATTATTAAAGCAGACTGTTCGCTGGTAACGAAATTAGCTAGAGAATTTGTAAAGAGGATACTTGAAGGAGAGAAGCTGACTGATATCAGTGCTCTCGAGCATAAATTCAAAAACGATTATCATGGCTCCACTAGGAAGGCATTAATAACTGCGACGAAAATATGTTGTGATCGATACCTCAAAGCTTTAGAAAACAGAAAAGCCCTGGAAACTAGTAAGTGA
- a CDS encoding DUF2914 domain-containing protein produces the protein MKKILSLIFFMAVLSLAYGETSYNVSRSVLTDAIVQKEPAPHRNLFYFGERAVFFTELTDIGTDEKKVFHNWYLLKDDGTKEMMASVSLKIKGYRWRTWSSKNLYDKGSWIVDLTDDNGVILESREFTVQ, from the coding sequence ATGAAGAAAATATTAAGTTTGATATTTTTTATGGCAGTTTTAAGTTTAGCCTATGGAGAGACATCCTATAACGTCTCGAGATCTGTTCTGACTGACGCTATAGTTCAAAAAGAACCTGCTCCCCATAGAAATTTGTTTTATTTTGGAGAGCGAGCGGTATTTTTTACGGAACTTACAGATATAGGAACAGATGAAAAAAAAGTTTTTCATAACTGGTATCTATTAAAAGACGACGGAACAAAAGAAATGATGGCATCTGTTTCACTTAAAATAAAAGGTTATAGATGGCGTACATGGTCATCCAAAAATTTATATGACAAAGGGAGCTGGATAGTCGATTTGACCGACGATAACGGAGTAATTTTGGAATCTAGAGAGTTCACTGTACAGTAA
- a CDS encoding ABC transporter ATP-binding protein, with amino-acid sequence MEKDKDFLKNIIDFENIHINYEVGQPVLENINLKINTDEHWAILGANGSGKSTLIKLISNDLHPNTGYPFRKKLFGEDRWSLFEIRKRLGIITNDLHNHFGIHGKFETAYEVVLSGYYSSIGIYKYHDFTKEQHEKVLEVLEFLEILEIKDKKVHQMSTGQLRRCIIGRALIHDPKALILDEPTVGLDIKAQDSFIKFIQKLSRKTTIILVTHHIEEIFQEITHVALMHNKTIFKQGKKNEILNSKNLSKIFDIKIDLQKENNRYYIKSINN; translated from the coding sequence TTGGAGAAAGATAAAGATTTTTTAAAAAATATAATTGATTTTGAAAATATACATATAAATTATGAAGTGGGCCAACCGGTTCTAGAGAATATTAACCTCAAAATCAATACAGATGAGCACTGGGCTATTTTAGGAGCCAATGGAAGTGGGAAATCAACCTTGATTAAATTGATCTCAAATGATCTGCATCCAAATACAGGTTACCCCTTTAGAAAAAAATTATTCGGAGAAGACAGATGGAGTTTATTTGAAATCAGAAAAAGACTTGGGATTATCACAAATGACCTTCATAATCATTTTGGCATCCATGGAAAATTTGAAACTGCCTATGAGGTAGTCTTAAGCGGATATTATAGTTCTATTGGAATCTACAAATATCACGACTTTACAAAAGAACAGCATGAAAAGGTTTTGGAGGTTTTAGAATTTCTTGAGATTTTAGAAATAAAAGATAAAAAAGTCCATCAGATGAGTACAGGACAGTTGAGGCGTTGTATTATAGGAAGGGCATTGATTCACGATCCCAAGGCATTGATACTAGATGAACCCACAGTGGGATTGGATATAAAAGCTCAGGACAGTTTTATAAAATTTATACAAAAGCTTTCTAGAAAAACTACTATTATACTAGTTACGCACCATATCGAAGAAATTTTTCAGGAAATTACCCATGTGGCTTTGATGCACAACAAAACAATTTTTAAACAGGGAAAGAAAAACGAAATACTTAATTCAAAAAATTTATCTAAAATTTTTGATATAAAAATTGATTTACAAAAAGAAAATAACAGATATTATATCAAAAGTATAAACAACTAA
- a CDS encoding membrane protein, whose product MKFDLMTFMMDQFVLMFVAVVTGMILGKLLKIGTSGTLFTGLGMGWAVRKMAVDTVAAGDVASHVKAAHKLLKISVVDKMFFLLFLILFVAAVGLLAADKIGIIIKKYGAKFIILGFIITLLGAATTYGLTLMSKSASPYEVSGVYTGALTSSPGLAAAIETAREHARGWAEDYSNQNDHNKERILNILGEEAVTLENTASLTPEQIDEFVVKAEAGVGVGHAIGYPFGVIIVILAMRFFPILFRLNVDEEYKKFNEEMAAAEAAGGVKEIETVTFDLTAFILACAVGYFIGKIKIFLGPLGYFGLGSTGGVLIASLVFGYIGKVGMFHFRMDKKILAAIREVGLALFLAIVGLRYGFAVIDSLTGSGLFLAFVSLMVGIIAMTIGFIVGKYAMGINWIMLSGAICGGMTSTPGLGVAIDAVGNDDPAAGYGATYPFALFGMVLFTIILHKMPM is encoded by the coding sequence ATGAAATTTGATTTGATGACTTTTATGATGGACCAGTTTGTTCTGATGTTCGTCGCAGTTGTTACAGGAATGATACTTGGTAAACTTTTAAAAATAGGAACTTCAGGGACCCTTTTTACAGGACTTGGAATGGGATGGGCAGTAAGAAAGATGGCAGTAGATACTGTCGCAGCAGGAGATGTTGCTAGTCATGTAAAAGCGGCTCACAAGCTTCTAAAGATATCAGTTGTAGATAAAATGTTCTTTTTACTTTTCTTGATACTATTCGTTGCAGCGGTTGGACTTCTTGCAGCAGACAAGATCGGTATTATTATTAAAAAATACGGTGCAAAATTCATAATTCTTGGATTTATCATCACTCTTTTAGGAGCGGCTACTACTTACGGACTTACTCTTATGAGTAAAAGTGCAAGCCCTTATGAGGTTTCAGGTGTTTATACAGGAGCTCTTACAAGTTCTCCAGGACTGGCAGCAGCCATCGAGACAGCTAGAGAGCACGCTAGAGGATGGGCTGAAGACTATAGCAACCAAAATGATCATAATAAAGAAAGAATACTAAACATCCTTGGTGAAGAGGCAGTAACACTTGAAAATACAGCTTCTCTTACACCAGAACAAATTGATGAATTCGTAGTAAAAGCAGAAGCAGGAGTTGGAGTAGGACATGCTATCGGATATCCATTCGGAGTAATAATAGTTATCTTAGCTATGAGATTCTTCCCAATTTTATTCAGACTTAATGTAGATGAAGAATATAAAAAGTTTAACGAAGAGATGGCAGCAGCAGAAGCAGCTGGCGGAGTAAAAGAGATAGAAACAGTAACTTTTGACCTTACAGCATTTATACTTGCATGTGCAGTAGGTTACTTTATCGGTAAGATCAAAATATTCTTAGGACCTCTAGGTTACTTCGGACTTGGTTCTACAGGAGGAGTACTAATAGCATCTCTAGTATTTGGTTACATTGGTAAAGTTGGAATGTTCCACTTTAGAATGGATAAGAAAATCCTTGCAGCTATAAGAGAAGTAGGACTTGCTCTTTTCTTAGCAATAGTAGGACTTAGATATGGATTTGCAGTTATTGATTCACTTACTGGATCAGGACTTTTCCTAGCATTTGTTTCACTAATGGTTGGAATCATTGCAATGACAATCGGATTCATCGTAGGTAAATACGCTATGGGAATCAACTGGATCATGCTTTCAGGAGCTATCTGTGGTGGTATGACATCTACTCCTGGACTAGGAGTGGCAATCGATGCAGTAGGTAATGATGACCCAGCAGCAGGATACGGAGCTACATATCCATTTGCACTCTTTGGAATGGTACTGTTCACAATAATCTTACATAAAATGCCTATGTAA
- a CDS encoding acyl-CoA mutase large subunit family protein, with protein sequence MFKAEKLAEVKEGFAKYDEKTKKGLEKRPEMRSQFVTGSGEEIERLYTPADVEGVDYLSELGFPGEYPFTRGVQPTMYRGRFWTMRMYAGFSTAEESNKRYKYLIEQGSMGLSVAFDLPTQIGYDSDHELSEGEVGKVGVAIDSLADMEILFGGIDLGKVSTSMTINGPASVLLAMYIVVAEKQGVSADKLRGTIQNDILKEYIARGTYIFPPTPSMRLITNIFEYCSKEVPQWNTISISGYHIREAGSTAAQEVGFTLADGIAYVDAAVKAGLDVDTFAPRLSFFFNAHNDLLEEVAKYRAARRLWAKIMKERFGAKSAKSMALKFHTQTGGSTLTAQQPENNIVRVAIQTLAAVMGGTQSLHTNSKDEALALPTEASVMVALRTQQIVAEESGVTNTVDPLAGSYYIEAKTKDIEDKAMEFIKKIDELGGAPAAIEKGYIQEEIMDAAYNYQMDIEKGDRVIVGMNKYIIKEDAPKDLLKVDPAVGQMQTDKINALKAKRDNDAVAEKLAALKAACSTDENLMPYIVDAVRAYGTLGEICGVMREVFGEYKQSIKL encoded by the coding sequence ATGTTCAAAGCGGAAAAACTCGCTGAAGTGAAAGAAGGATTTGCAAAGTACGACGAGAAAACAAAAAAAGGTCTAGAAAAAAGACCTGAAATGAGATCCCAGTTTGTAACTGGATCAGGAGAAGAAATTGAAAGACTTTATACACCTGCTGATGTAGAGGGTGTAGATTACCTTTCAGAATTAGGTTTCCCTGGAGAATATCCGTTTACAAGAGGGGTACAGCCTACAATGTATAGAGGTAGATTCTGGACAATGAGAATGTACGCTGGATTCTCAACTGCAGAAGAATCAAACAAGAGATACAAGTATCTTATCGAGCAAGGATCAATGGGACTTTCAGTTGCATTTGACCTTCCTACACAGATAGGTTATGACTCAGATCACGAATTATCTGAAGGAGAAGTTGGAAAAGTTGGAGTTGCTATCGATTCACTAGCTGACATGGAGATCCTATTCGGAGGAATCGATCTTGGTAAAGTAAGTACTTCAATGACAATCAACGGACCTGCGTCTGTACTACTTGCTATGTACATCGTAGTTGCTGAAAAGCAAGGAGTTTCTGCTGATAAACTTAGAGGAACTATCCAAAACGATATCTTAAAAGAATACATTGCTAGAGGAACTTACATATTCCCACCTACTCCATCAATGAGACTTATAACTAATATTTTCGAATATTGTTCAAAAGAAGTACCTCAGTGGAATACAATCTCAATATCTGGATACCATATCAGAGAAGCTGGATCTACAGCTGCTCAAGAAGTAGGATTCACTCTTGCTGATGGTATCGCATACGTTGATGCAGCTGTAAAAGCTGGACTAGACGTAGATACATTTGCTCCTAGACTTTCATTCTTCTTCAATGCTCACAATGACCTTTTAGAAGAAGTAGCAAAATACAGAGCTGCTAGAAGACTTTGGGCTAAGATCATGAAAGAAAGATTTGGAGCTAAGAGTGCAAAATCAATGGCTCTTAAATTCCATACTCAAACAGGAGGATCTACTCTTACTGCACAACAGCCTGAAAACAACATCGTAAGAGTTGCTATCCAAACTCTTGCTGCTGTAATGGGTGGAACTCAATCTCTACATACAAACTCTAAAGATGAGGCTCTAGCTCTTCCTACTGAAGCATCAGTTATGGTTGCACTTAGAACTCAACAAATAGTTGCAGAAGAAAGTGGAGTTACTAATACAGTAGATCCATTAGCAGGATCTTACTACATCGAAGCAAAAACAAAAGATATCGAAGATAAAGCTATGGAGTTCATCAAGAAAATTGACGAGCTTGGTGGAGCACCAGCTGCTATCGAAAAAGGTTATATCCAAGAAGAGATCATGGATGCTGCTTACAACTACCAAATGGATATCGAAAAAGGTGACAGAGTCATCGTTGGTATGAACAAATACATAATCAAGGAAGACGCACCAAAAGATCTATTAAAAGTTGATCCAGCTGTTGGACAAATGCAGACTGATAAAATAAACGCACTTAAGGCTAAGAGAGACAACGATGCAGTTGCTGAAAAACTAGCTGCTCTAAAAGCTGCTTGTTCTACAGATGAAAACCTAATGCCTTACATTGTTGATGCTGTAAGAGCATACGGAACTCTTGGAGAAATCTGTGGAGTTATGAGAGAGGTATTCGGAGAGTACAAGCAAAGCATCAAGTTATAA
- the mce gene encoding methylmalonyl-CoA epimerase: MKALKVDHIGIAVKDLDAVVKFYEDVMGIPLHGIETVEEQKVRVAFMPVGDTEIELLESTSPDGPIAKFIDKKGEGVQHVAFKVENIEEAIADMKEKGYRMIDESPRYGAGGAKIAFMHPKGTCGVLIELSERQ, from the coding sequence ATGAAAGCATTAAAAGTAGATCACATTGGTATTGCTGTAAAAGATCTTGACGCTGTTGTAAAATTTTATGAGGACGTAATGGGTATCCCACTACACGGAATCGAAACTGTAGAAGAGCAAAAAGTAAGAGTTGCTTTTATGCCAGTTGGAGACACTGAGATTGAATTATTAGAGTCTACTTCTCCAGACGGTCCTATTGCAAAATTCATCGACAAAAAAGGTGAAGGAGTTCAACACGTAGCTTTTAAAGTAGAAAACATTGAGGAAGCTATTGCAGATATGAAAGAAAAAGGATACAGAATGATCGACGAATCTCCTAGATATGGTGCTGGAGGAGCAAAAATAGCATTTATGCATCCAAAGGGAACTTGCGGAGTATTAATCGAATTAAGTGAAAGACAATAA
- a CDS encoding cobalamin B12-binding domain-containing protein yields MDKPIRVLVAKPGLDGHDRGAKVVARALRDAGMEVIYTGLRQTPEEIVNAAIQEDVDVVACSILSGAHSTLLPKIAKLLKAEGADDVLFVGGGVIPADDIPFLKENGCAEIFTPGTPTSVTIDYIKANVKK; encoded by the coding sequence ATGGATAAACCTATTAGAGTTTTAGTAGCTAAACCAGGTCTTGATGGACATGATAGAGGAGCAAAAGTTGTAGCAAGAGCACTTAGAGATGCAGGAATGGAAGTTATCTATACTGGACTTCGTCAAACACCTGAAGAAATCGTAAATGCTGCTATACAAGAAGATGTAGACGTAGTTGCTTGCAGCATCCTTTCAGGAGCTCACAGCACACTACTTCCAAAAATTGCAAAATTACTTAAAGCTGAAGGAGCAGACGATGTATTATTCGTAGGTGGAGGAGTAATCCCTGCAGATGACATCCCTTTCTTAAAAGAAAATGGTTGTGCAGAAATATTCACTCCAGGAACTCCAACATCAGTTACAATTGATTATATCAAAGCTAACGTAAAAAAATAG
- a CDS encoding acetyl-CoA hydrolase/transferase family protein, translating into MLKERIRCEELKKKVTTAEEAAKLVKPGMTLVTSGFTPAGYPKAVPLALAKMAEASEEKYDLTLITGASVGDELDGALTRAGAIARRFPYQTNKDMRKALNAGTVAYQDMHLSHVPRYIDYGFFGNIDIAIVEAIAITEDGGIIPTTSVGVSPQGIANADIVIVEINSTQPMELEGCHDIYSVKKPPFSEPIPLKDPGDRIGTTYIPCDPAKIAAIVECDIPDNVRPLGAIDEDSKKISANIIEFFKKEVAEGRLPENLLPLQSGVGSVANAVLGGLVDSDFKDLTCYTEVIQDSMFDLIDAGKVRVASGTSFTPSDTGLVKLKENMKHYAKYCILRPMEISNNPILTRQLGVIAMNTAIEVDMYGHVNSTMIMGNRMMNGLGGSGDFTRNAYISIYTTVSTAKGGDISSIVPMVSHVDHTEHDVQVIVTEQGTADLRGLTARERARAIINNCAHPDYRPALLDYLERAEKEVGGHEPHIIGESLSWHDRFVKTGSMKIK; encoded by the coding sequence ATGTTAAAAGAACGTATTCGTTGCGAAGAACTGAAGAAAAAAGTTACCACAGCAGAAGAAGCTGCAAAGCTTGTAAAACCTGGAATGACTCTTGTTACAAGTGGATTCACGCCAGCAGGTTATCCTAAAGCTGTACCTCTTGCATTAGCAAAGATGGCAGAAGCTTCAGAGGAAAAATATGACCTTACTCTTATTACAGGAGCATCTGTAGGGGATGAGTTAGACGGAGCACTGACTAGAGCAGGAGCGATCGCAAGAAGATTCCCATATCAGACAAACAAAGATATGAGAAAAGCACTAAATGCAGGAACAGTGGCATACCAAGATATGCACCTTAGCCATGTACCTAGATATATTGACTATGGTTTCTTTGGAAACATAGATATAGCCATTGTAGAGGCAATTGCAATAACTGAAGACGGAGGAATTATACCTACAACATCAGTAGGAGTATCTCCACAAGGAATAGCAAATGCAGATATCGTAATCGTTGAAATCAACTCGACTCAACCTATGGAACTTGAAGGTTGTCATGACATATATTCAGTGAAAAAGCCACCATTTAGTGAGCCTATTCCATTAAAAGATCCAGGAGACAGAATAGGAACTACTTATATTCCATGTGATCCTGCTAAAATCGCAGCAATCGTAGAATGTGACATTCCTGATAACGTTAGACCTCTAGGAGCAATAGATGAGGATTCTAAAAAAATATCAGCAAACATAATAGAATTCTTCAAAAAAGAGGTTGCAGAGGGAAGACTTCCTGAAAATCTTCTACCGCTTCAATCGGGAGTGGGATCTGTTGCAAACGCAGTACTAGGTGGACTAGTAGATTCTGATTTTAAAGATCTTACATGTTATACAGAGGTTATTCAGGATTCAATGTTTGACCTTATCGATGCAGGAAAAGTAAGGGTTGCATCAGGAACTTCATTCACACCTTCTGACACAGGATTGGTAAAATTAAAAGAAAACATGAAACATTATGCAAAATACTGTATACTAAGACCGATGGAAATTTCTAACAACCCAATCTTAACAAGACAGCTTGGTGTAATAGCAATGAACACAGCTATAGAAGTAGATATGTACGGACATGTAAACTCAACTATGATCATGGGTAACAGAATGATGAATGGTTTAGGTGGGTCTGGAGACTTTACTAGAAATGCTTATATTTCAATATACACAACTGTTTCTACAGCTAAAGGAGGAGACATCTCTTCAATCGTACCTATGGTATCTCATGTAGATCATACTGAGCATGATGTGCAGGTAATTGTTACTGAGCAGGGTACAGCTGACCTTAGAGGTCTTACTGCAAGAGAAAGAGCTAGAGCTATAATAAATAACTGTGCTCACCCTGACTATAGACCTGCATTACTTGATTATCTTGAAAGAGCTGAGAAAGAGGTTGGAGGTCACGAGCCGCACATTATTGGTGAGTCACTTTCTTGGCATGATAGGTTCGTTAAAACTGGCAGCATGAAAATTAAATAG
- the meaB gene encoding methylmalonyl Co-A mutase-associated GTPase MeaB, whose amino-acid sequence MEDFKQGLLEGKKRAAARLISMGENGQQEALDVIKELYHKTGNAYVIGVTGPPGAGKSTLTDKLVKVCRAAGHKVGVIAVDPTSPFTGGAILGDRIRMSDLNTDPGVFIRSMGARGNLGGISEATGVAVDVLDIYGCEYIFVETVGVGQSEVDIVKSCDTTLMVMVPGLGDDIQAIKAGVMEIGDVFVINKADRDGAEKTAREIRMMLEFNKNEWNPPVNMAIAVENQGIKELLDSIFEHREYMTGSGKGHVRRVENRKSELLTIVKERMTRKLFEKTYNGEVIDDLSQKVAKKETDPYSAAEMILEKINMN is encoded by the coding sequence ATGGAAGATTTTAAGCAAGGACTTTTAGAAGGGAAGAAAAGGGCTGCTGCTAGATTGATATCCATGGGTGAAAACGGACAACAAGAGGCTTTAGATGTGATAAAAGAGCTTTATCACAAAACTGGTAACGCCTATGTTATAGGTGTTACCGGCCCTCCTGGGGCAGGAAAAAGTACTTTGACAGACAAACTTGTAAAAGTATGCAGAGCCGCAGGACACAAAGTAGGAGTTATTGCAGTAGACCCTACAAGTCCATTCACAGGTGGAGCTATCCTTGGTGATAGAATAAGAATGAGCGATCTTAATACAGACCCAGGTGTTTTTATAAGATCAATGGGTGCTAGAGGAAATCTGGGAGGAATCTCAGAGGCTACAGGAGTAGCTGTGGATGTATTGGATATATACGGCTGCGAGTACATATTTGTTGAAACTGTGGGAGTAGGACAGTCAGAAGTTGACATCGTAAAATCATGTGATACAACACTTATGGTAATGGTCCCAGGATTAGGGGACGATATCCAGGCAATCAAAGCAGGAGTTATGGAAATCGGAGATGTGTTTGTAATAAACAAAGCAGACAGAGACGGAGCTGAAAAAACAGCACGTGAAATTCGGATGATGCTCGAATTCAATAAAAATGAGTGGAATCCTCCGGTTAATATGGCTATTGCTGTTGAAAATCAGGGTATTAAAGAGCTGCTTGACTCTATATTTGAACACCGTGAATATATGACTGGTAGTGGAAAAGGTCATGTCAGAAGAGTAGAGAACAGAAAAAGTGAGCTTTTGACAATAGTTAAAGAAAGAATGACAAGAAAGCTTTTTGAGAAAACATATAACGGTGAAGTTATAGATGATTTATCTCAAAAGGTTGCCAAAAAGGAAACAGATCCTTATTCAGCTGCAGAAATGATATTAGAAAAAATAAATATGAATTAA